A section of the Williamwhitmania sp. genome encodes:
- a CDS encoding ElyC/SanA/YdcF family protein has translation YAGIRTFDSVVRSKEVFGIDSITIISQRFHNQRALYIARNKGIAAIAFNAKDVDAYDGFRTRVREYFARVKVIIDIWFNAQPRHLGPKVVIGR, from the coding sequence CTATGCCGGTATCCGAACTTTCGATTCGGTGGTTCGGAGCAAGGAAGTCTTTGGTATCGATAGCATTACAATCATTTCCCAGCGGTTCCATAATCAGCGTGCCCTGTATATTGCCCGCAACAAAGGAATTGCTGCCATTGCCTTCAATGCCAAAGATGTGGATGCCTATGATGGATTTAGGACCAGAGTGCGGGAGTACTTCGCACGCGTAAAGGTTATAATCGACATATGGTTCAATGCTCAGCCGCGCCACCTCGGACCAAAAGTGGTGATTGGGAGATAG